In Acidobacteriota bacterium, the genomic window AGCACGCCGTCGATGCGCGGCGGTTCGGCGAGGCGGCGGGCCCGAATCGTTTTTTCCTGCGGAGGATCGGCCGCTTCAAGGATCCGGGGCGCAAGCGGAAGCCAAAGAGCCGCCAGCAGAACCGCTGCAGCGGCGGATTTCATCTTGATACCGTGAACGGACATCGCGGACATCGTTTTCGGCAACAGAGAGAAATCGTTCGCTCCGGTCAGGCCGTCCCGAAAGGCTCGTCGATGGCCGTCGACTCCATCCCTCCAAGGTGCCGGGCGCCGTCTTCGGTGACGACAAAACAATCCTCGATGCGGATGCCGAACTCGTCGTAGATGTAAATCCCGGGTTCGTTACTGAAAGTCATGCCGGGTTCGAGCTTGAGGGTGTTGCCTTTGACGAGATACGTATATTCATGGCCTTCCATGCCGATTCCGTGCCCAAGGCGATGGGCGAAATACTTGTAGCCGGGACCGTATCCGGCATCCTCGACGACCTTGCGGGCCGTCCGGTCCAGAGTCTCGCAGGTCACGCCGGGCCGCGCCGCGGCCAGAGCGGCCGCCTGGGCTTTGCGGACGATGTCCCAGACCTTGCGCTGTTTGTCGGTCGGCGTTCCGAACACGACCGTCCGGGTCACGTCGGAGCGGTATCCCTCGACGCCACAGCCGCCGTCGACGAGAACGATGTCCCCCGGCTGGAGATTGCGTTGAATCCGGGATCCGTGGGGAAAGGCCGTCAACGGTCCGAACTGCGGACCGCCGCCTCCTTGGACGCCCATTTTCTGGGTCGCGGCGGCGATGGCGGCTGAGAGCTCCCTCGTGGTCATGCCCTCGCGGAGCTGCTTGAAGCCCTCGCGGTAGGCGATCTTGGTGATCCGGTTGGCCAGATCCATGTAGGCGATTTCCTTGGCATCCTTGATGCCCCGGCAACCCTCGGTGATTGGAGCGCCTTCAACGATCTCGGCTCCGGAGAGATACTTTTTCAATCCGAATATTTCGAAGGCCCGCAGATCCGGCGCGGCGGCCAGCCGGCCCGCTGAAGCCCCGATATCCTTCATGACACCCGCGATGAGTCGATAGGGATTTTCGTGTTCATCCCAGGTCCGGATCTCATGCCCTTCGGGAACGAGCTCTTCGGCTCTCTTGAGCTCGAAGGCCGGGCAGATCCAGACCGGATCCTTCTTCCGGCTCAGAACCACGCCGAACACTCTCTCGCTCAGCCACCAGCTCACTTTGGAGAAATAGAGAAGATTCGTGCCTCCCCCAACATAAAGGGCGTCCATGCCGTGTTCGGCCAGAAGCCGCACGGCTTTCTCACGGCGGGCCTGGAAATCTTCCGGCGTCAGGGGTTTGACGCCGGCCACCATGTTCCGGAGTTCCTCTCCGTCTGACAGGGGCAGGGACGACAGCGTCCCCGGAGAAAGGCTCAGGGAAGCCAGCGACAGGCCTCCGGCCTGCAAAAAGCGGCGGCGGGTAAAAGACATGGATGAATCCTCCATACGCTTTGCGTTTTCTCGGAAATATAAAATATCACATTTCATGATTGCCTTAAAGAAAAAAAATCGATGCCGGTTGCAACAGACAACGGTTCCTGAGTGGAGATCGGTTTCAATCCGGAAAATCAAATTCCGCCGGCAGGTTTTCGAACCATGTCAAGAAAATCGGACTTGATCGGCAATGCGGCCCCGGTCTATAGTGGCGGCTGAATCCATCCCGGAGGCAAAGCCATGACGCGATATGGGCAGATCATCCGGCTGAGGCCGGAAAAACAGGAGGCTTACCTCGCGCTTCACCGTGAGGTCTGGCCGGAGGTTCTAAAGACGATCCGGGAATGCCATATCCGCAACTACACAATCTTCCTTCGGGACGGTGTCCTGTTCGCCTATTTCGAGTATCACGGGACGGATTTCAAGGCCGACATGGCGAAAATGGCCGCCGATCCCAAGACGAGGGAATGGTGGGCCCTGACCGATCCCTGCCAGCAGCCTGTGGCGGGTGCCGCGCCGGAAGAATGGTGGGCGCCTCTTGAGGAAG contains:
- a CDS encoding L-rhamnose mutarotase; the encoded protein is MTRYGQIIRLRPEKQEAYLALHREVWPEVLKTIRECHIRNYTIFLRDGVLFAYFEYHGTDFKADMAKMAADPKTREWWALTDPCQQPVAGAAPEEWWAPLEEVFHAD
- a CDS encoding Xaa-Pro peptidase family protein, whose protein sequence is MSFTRRRFLQAGGLSLASLSLSPGTLSSLPLSDGEELRNMVAGVKPLTPEDFQARREKAVRLLAEHGMDALYVGGGTNLLYFSKVSWWLSERVFGVVLSRKKDPVWICPAFELKRAEELVPEGHEIRTWDEHENPYRLIAGVMKDIGASAGRLAAAPDLRAFEIFGLKKYLSGAEIVEGAPITEGCRGIKDAKEIAYMDLANRITKIAYREGFKQLREGMTTRELSAAIAAATQKMGVQGGGGPQFGPLTAFPHGSRIQRNLQPGDIVLVDGGCGVEGYRSDVTRTVVFGTPTDKQRKVWDIVRKAQAAALAAARPGVTCETLDRTARKVVEDAGYGPGYKYFAHRLGHGIGMEGHEYTYLVKGNTLKLEPGMTFSNEPGIYIYDEFGIRIEDCFVVTEDGARHLGGMESTAIDEPFGTA